A single genomic interval of Phaeodactylum tricornutum CCAP 1055/1 chromosome 5, whole genome shotgun sequence harbors:
- a CDS encoding predicted protein gives MPELPEVEQFRQLLLPLVSSSSPIQISAWKDNPPRVWLSEEQINSLSGKYYCVDILRKGKQLCIVLQPSKANGQKKEPKKSVYLYLHMGMTGRISSPNRESGWGRQSSKVADIEYPPRYTYLTFATEHYQAAFSDPRKFGKAVLSDNLDPFGLLAPDALNCNDEKLIRNEIIPGFVEQTRSIKAILLDQNRVCSGVGNWVADEVLYQIGMHPDQQYLTEEQGSRLFETLQAIVRTAVGCLNSDTKYPDSWLFGYRWTKKRAGKDAAGRALTFLTSGGRTSAIVASVQKLNKRQGRRNSSENSHRNTHVKMTAEMVEEEQNYPKRKAKRIKRTAIVSPLSEKVGESGMKKDFILEEKLTVRRSSRLRL, from the coding sequence ATGCCCGAATTGCCGGAAGTAGAACAATTCCGTCAACTCCTGTTGCCATTGGTTTCGAGTTCCAGTCCCATTCAAATTTCCGCATGGAAAGACAATCCTCCTAGAGTATGGCTCAGTGAAGAGCAAATAAATTCTTTATCGGGCAAGTACTACTGTGTGGATATTTTGCGTAAAGGCAAGCAGCTTTGCATAGTTTTGCAGCCGAGCAAGGCCAACGGCCAGAAAAAGGAACCGAAGAAGTCGGTCTACCTGTATCTTCACATGGGCATGACGGGGCGGATTAGCAGTCCCAACCGCGAATCTGGTTGGGGGCGTCAAAGTTCCAAAGTAGCCGACATTGAGTACCCTCCGCGCTATACATACCTGACTTTCGCGACGGAACACTACCAAGCTGCGTTTTCAGATCCTCGTAAATTCGGCAAGGCCGTTCTATCGGACAATTTAGATCCTTTCGGTCTGCTAGCTCCGGATGCTCTGAATTGCAATGATGAGAAGTTAATTCGCAATGAAATTATTCCCGGTTTTGTGGAACAAACCAGAAGTATTAAAGCGATTTTGCTCGATCAAAACCGAGTGTGCTCAGGGGTTGGAAATTGGGTTGCGGACGAAGTTTTGTATCAGATCGGGATGCATCCTGATCAGCAGTACTTAACCGAAGAACAGGGCTCCCGCTTGTTCGAAACGCTGCAGGCAATCGTTCGAACTGCGGTAGGATGTCTGAATTCTGATACCAAATATCCGGACAGTTGGCTGTTTGGCTATCGATGGACTAAGAAAAGGGCCGGGAAAGATGCCGCAGGACGCGCCCTTACTTTCCTTACATCGGGAGGCAGGACGTCGGCAATTGTGGCGTCAGTTCAAAAGCTTAATAaacgacaaggaagaagaaacagcAGCGAGAATAGTCACCGTAATACTCATGTTAAAATGACCGCGGAAATGGTGGAAGAGGAACAAAACTACCCAAAAAGAAAGGCTAAGCGAATCAAGCGGACTGCGATTGTTTCTCCTCTTTCTGAAAAAGTTGGAGAATCTGGAATGAAGAAGGACTTCATCCTTGAGGAGAAATTGACAGTAAGACGTAGTTCACGGCTTCGTTTATAG
- a CDS encoding predicted protein: MSPGQPQKQYLYESPEYVAASLGLPQSMAQPSMVTYRSVGIGIFGATMRLIGMPLEKIALFMNSSQVAGKGQFAQAVKLTFQEGYLAPYRVVGKASMTAWFLQYSVMGVAFQFFDHGISQLLGVKPVWYGKELMEPAVTEDRSFDYKVRSALARVTSPMLAACLESSVSNRAEAQRFFGPKESLAMEKKFGLGLATRTLGPAFLPNAMRNVIMCQTSFLLTPITYKLYFPQEQKNKATLFWYGLTMNIFIGNVVAITQQALWGRSLDYFKEHGKIEYRKVVQQGLQKDGMAAFFTGPKWFSRVLMNAPAQGTLPWFYNEVLPLGERTALTLVKTCLYDTFLKDSVVAPENSTRVPLQRRRSSLGSLATAHPEFIETSDDEDDVTVKRHTTKELKAFSSAHSEFKDDAAPAALTANSPR; encoded by the coding sequence ATGAGTCCAGGTCAACCTCAGAAGCAATACCTTTACGAAAGCCCCGAGTATGTCGCCGCCTCCTTGGGGCTTCCGCAGTCGATGGCGCAGCCTTCCATGGTCACGTACCGCTCCGTCGGAATCGGCATATTTGGAGCCACCATGCGTCTCATCGGTATGCCGTTGGAGAAGATTGCCCTCTTTATGAACTCGTCCCAAGTAGCTGGGAAGGGTCAATTCGCGCAAGCTGTCAAGCTCACCTTTCAAGAAGGGTACTTGGCGCCCTACAGAGTGGTTGGTAAAGCGTCCATGACGGCCTGGTTTCTCCAGTACAGCGTGATGGGAGTGGCTTTTCAATTCTTCGACCACGGTATCAGCCAGCTCCTCGGCGTCAAACCGGTCTGGTACGGCAAGGAACTCATGGAACCTGCCGTCACGGAAGATCGCTCTTTCGACTACAAAGTTCGTTCCGCACTAGCCCGCGTCACCTCGCCGATGCTGGCTGCTTGCTTGGAAAGCTCCGTTTCCAACCGCGCCGAGGCCCAACGTTTCTTTGGTCCCAAGGAGTCtttggcaatggaaaagAAGTTTGGGCTGGGGCTAGCGACGCGCACACTCGGACCGGCCTTTCTCCCCAACGCTATGCGCAACGTTATCATGTGTCAAACATCCTTTTTGCTGACACCCATCACTTACAAACTTTACTTTCCGCAAGAGCAAAAAAACAAGGCCACGCTTTTCTGGTATGGACTCACTATGAATATTTTCATCGGCAATGTCGTGGCTATTACACAACAGGCCCTGTGGGGTCGTTCATTGGATTACTTCAAAGAACACGGCAAAATCGAATACCGAAAAGTCGTGCAGCAAGGCTTGCAGAAAGACGGGATGGCGGCTTTTTTTACGGGTCCCAAATGGTTCTCGCGTGTTTTGATGAACGCTCCAGCTCAAGGAACCTTACCGTGGTTCTATAACGAAGTTTTGCCGCTCGGTGAACGTACGGCCTTGACACTGGTCAAGACATGCTTGTACGACACGTTTCTCAAAGATTCAGTAGTGGCCCCCGAAAACTCTACGCGTGTCCCCTTACAACGACGAAGATCGAGTTTGGGTAGTTTGGCGACGGCCCATCCAGAATTTATTGAAACaagtgacgacgaagatgatgtGACAGTCAAGCGGCACACGACCAAAGAGTTAAAAGCGTTTTCGAGTGCTCATTCCGAATTCAAGGACGATGCTGCTCCCGCGGCATTGACGGCCAACTCACCGAGATAA
- a CDS encoding predicted protein: MTPKFPQEMTRRLRATFARRSLKFLLIAALLNGSVASAFVSPTSSILQLQSSRATNPSTMQTIVSQQADSDSETVRIRGGGPLPPSNPKDPAAKNKKIRISSFDSMRFFLITQIVLGHFIRFAEPSDVVFKFFSHHNVIVGFFFVLSGYVTAYTTTENAQRIASPRLTETPSQKWILSKIFGYLPLHLFVLALFSPLFLYADVKYNGWPTAVWHGFLSGTMTQAWFPMHAEIWNAPTWFLSALTFATALFPFCLPKIAQMDKKQLRKTVGWLWIINLLPKIGYCYDLNVWKLAEGVSSAKAHPSMAMFNMVRFSPLLQVAEVLIGAVACRLVMLDGTEGDDTKTNALSTFVPLAGIIGLMLARATGLVEISDMLARAVVFVPLFLRFMMAAHRNTVKGVKDPLVSFLSSKFLGSLGALAFPIFVLHGPIGQVFYKKLIATRVFGKVMTGPQNFGLYLLTTVASAWIVQKTFLSSKAVANWSKNSVDKLSSWV, encoded by the exons ATGACACCAAAGTTTCCTCAAGAAATGACGCGACGTTTGCGTGCAA CTTTTGCGAGACGTTCGCTCAAGTTCTTACTCATCGCCGCTTTACTGAACGGCAGTGTTGCATCTGCGTTTGTTAGCCCAACGTCGTCAATACTGCAATTGCAATCCTCGCGTGCCACCAATCCATCGACGATGCAAACGATAGTATCACAGCAAGCAGACTCTGATTCGGAGACCGTTCGGATTCGGGGCGGGGGGCCATTGCCTCCTTCCAACCCGAAAGATCCGGCTGCCAAAAATAAAAAAATTCGAATTTCCTCCTTTGATTCGATGCGCTTTTTCCTCATTACTCAGATTGTGTTGGGGCACTTTATCCGTTTCGCCGAGCCGTCGGACGTCGTCTTCAAGTTTTTTTCGCACCACAACGTGATTGtgggcttctttttcgttctGAGTGGATACGTGACGGCCTACACGACGACGGAGAATGCGCAGCGCATCGCCTCTCCGCGCCTGACGGAAACACCTTCGCAGAAATGGATCCTGAGCAAAATCTTTGGTTACCTACCTCTGCATTTGTTCGTGTTGGCCTTGTTCAGCCCACTTTTTCTGTACGCTGATGTCAAGTACAACGGATGG CCAACGGCTGTCTGGCATGGCTTCCTATCGGGCACCATGACACAAGCATGGTTTCCGATGCATGCCGAGATCTGGAACGCTCCAACTTGGTTTTTGTCAGCCTTGACTTTTGCGACAGCTCTTTTCCCGTTCTGTTTACCTAAGATTGCTCAAATGGACAAGAAGCAACTGCGAAAGACAGTAGGATGGCTCTGGATCATCAATCTTTTGCCCAAGATTGGATATTGTTATGACTTGAACGTTTGGAAGCTGGCGGAAGGCGTTTCTTCTGCCAAGGCTCATCCCAGTATGGCAATGTTCAATATGGTCCGCTTCAGTCCTTTGCTACAAGTTGCCGAAGTCTTAATTGGTGCAGTTGCTTGCCGCCTCGTCATGTTGGACGGTACCGAAGGTGACGACACCAAGACCAATGCCTTGAGTACTTTCGTTCCGCTCGCCGGTATCATCGGTCTTATGTTAGCACGCGCCACTGGTCTTGTCGAGATCAGCGACATGCTAGCTCGTGCTGTAGTGTTTGTTCCGCTTTTTCTACGATTCATGATGGCGGCTCATCGCAACACAGTCAAGGGTGTCAAAGATCCATTGGTATCATTTTTGTCGAGTAAGTTCTTGGGTTCGTTGGGCGCTTTGGCATTCCCCATATTTGTGCTCCACGGACCGATTGGACAAGTGTTTTACAAGAAGCTGATCGCAACCAGGGTCTTTGGCAAAGTAATGACGGGTCCCCAGAACTTTGGTTTGTACCTATTGACGACTGTAGCCTCGGCTTGGATTGTTCAAAAGACATTTCTGTCCAGCAAGGCGGTGGCCAATTGGTCAAAGAATAGCGTGGATAAATTGTCGTCGTGGGTATAA
- a CDS encoding predicted protein — translation KDPNAPKKAMTSFFYFLNEMRPKIKQENPDMSFGELGKKAGELFRALSTNQKEKYEKMAKSDKLRFKEEMSKYNA, via the coding sequence AAGGATCCCAACGCACCGAAGAAGGCCATGACTTCCTTCTTCTACTTTTTGAACGAGATGCGACCAAAGATCAAGCAGGAAAATCCGGACATGTCGTTTGGAGAGCTCGGGAAGAAGGCGGGGGAACTGTTCAGGGCTCTTAGTACTAATCAGAAGGAGAAATACGAAAAAATGGCCAAAAGTGACAAACTACGCTTCAAGGAGGAAATGTCGAAGTACAATGCA
- a CDS encoding predicted protein, which yields MVSTSPTSSSSTFTATALLVGMALALSCSKKVEQRRRSYARTAEKNNLCERFAAPRRYGAAIRLHPEAYRRYRDLHDNVWDQVLNRMRRSHIRNFTIYYHEETQTLFQHFEWIGHWRPGVHTRAQEATLFRADMQAIADDPVTKRWWKECEPCQIPFRDPQQTPPSAGGQGEWWTPLECVNHCGLWPTAYSQQDRDPDFVKRNKADVAYL from the coding sequence ATGGTGTCAACTTCTCccacttcttcgtcgtcgacgttcACAGCCACAGCCCTTTTAGTTGGAATGGCATTGGCACTTTCATGCTCTAAAAAAGTGGAACAAAGACGGCGCAGCTACGCACGTACGGCCGAAAAGAATAACCTCTGCGAACGCTTCGCGGCTCCTCGTCGCTACGGTGCCGCGATCCGTCTGCATCCGGAAGCGTATCGAAGGTACCGAGACTTGCACGACAATGTATGGGACCAAGTATTGAATCGGATGCGCCGTTCACACATTCGGAATTTTACTATCTATTACCACGAAGAGACGCAGACTCTGTTTCAGCATTTCGAATGGATCGGTCACTGGCGTCCTGGTGTGCATACACGCGCCCAAGAGGCCACTCTCTTTCGAGCGGATATGCAGGCGATTGCTGATGATCCTGTCACCAAGAGGTGGTGGAAGGAATGCGAACCGTGCCAAATTCCCTTTCGCGACCCACAACAGACGCCACCTTCGGCCGGTGGACAGGGAGAATGGTGGACGCCTCTGGAATGTGTGAATCATTGCGGGCTTTGGCCAACTGCGTATTCCCAGCAAGACAGGGATCCGGACTTTGTGAAGCGGAACAAGGCTGATGTAGCATATTTATAG
- a CDS encoding predicted protein, giving the protein MEDATVDPEVTPSNNSAIRHTNYAARRPAGTEHPVTLSKDGVRHVQRLPDGSTREILACGLACSECFSGTNLHAILQPGLELELRVMEDLRQGKPAAPLSIHTSSGVPEALGPFLEALELHLPWKNKESLDWCVSLQMEGASAVLAAIDMVLQTRMLENPHEANAARTKVAVGATSYHGPPSTSFGAKSPLWYKHHQVIYPVPTSFGPYDETELLLKYQEFLDAHAHEIGVLLIEPQWGSSQAALPWPKHLLKKYVAMARSHGIKIICDEIMCGLGRHGKGTLFVSEAWELDPDAVTFGKAIATGVFQLSGAILKQGRSLLHANKCSVMQSHTYAGSSTRALLAATEVLQTFVTWLPSVAHLGDEMGHIMAYVMKISRGLFRCQGQGLMWGGIVTHEGQCRDPEFRTRVVQAFKKHCDEVGVVPYHVPVGGFMVSPVIDVDVGTIYEIGERLVEAIKLTMTEVGWVEQPAVNGESSVGGINIQRSRDHYRAPSIASASTLNLAALAEAKASLMAMTQDLGNDKCVPYLHATKCCTSCNSFVCPDVRTRFLNQ; this is encoded by the coding sequence ATGGAAGACGCTACGGTCGATCCCGAGGTGACCCCCTCCAATAATTCCGCCATTCGGCACACGAATTACGCCGCGCGTCGTCCCGCCGGTACCGAACATCCCGTGACTCTGTCCAAGGACGGCGTCCGCCACGTTCAGCGCCTGCCCGACGGATCCACACGGGAGATTCTCGCTTGCGGACTCGCTTGTTCAGAATGCTTTTCCGGTACCAATCTCCACGCTATTCTGCAACCCGGCTTGGAGCTGGAACTCCGCGTCATGGAGGATCTGCGGCAAGGCAAACCCGCCGCGCCCTTGTCGATTCATACCAGTTCGGGCGTGCCGGAGGCACTCGGACCCTTTTTGGAAGCTCTCGAACTCCACTTGCCTTGGAAGAACAAGGAGTCGCTCGACTGGTGCGTGTCGCTGCAGATGGAAGGCGCATCCGCCGTGCTCGCGGCGATCGATATGGTCCTACAAACCCGCATGTTGGAAAACCCCCACGAGGCCAACGCGGCACGTACCAAAGTCGCCGTCGGTGCCACTTCCTATCATGGTCCACCCTCGACGTCTTTTGGGGCCAAGTCTCCGCTCTGGTACAAACATCACCAAGTCATCTATCCCGTACCCACCTCCTTCGGACCCTACGACGAAACGGAACTCTTACTCAAGTACCAAGAGTTCCTGGACGCTCACGCTCACGAAATCGGCGTTTTGCTGATCGAGCCGCAATGGGGGTCGTCGCAAGCCGCTTTGCCCTGGCCCAAGCACTTGCTCAAGAAATACGTAGCCATGGCCCGCTCGCACGGTATCAAGATTATTTGCGACGAAATTATGTGTGGACTCGGACGTCACGGCAAGGGGACCTTGTTCGTGTCGGAAGCCTGGGAATTGGATCCGGACGCCGTCACGTTTGGTAAGGCCATCGCCACCGGAGTATTTCAGCTTTCCGGAGCTATTCTTAAACAGGGACGTAGTCTTCTACACGCGAACAAGTGTTCCGTCATGCAGTCACATACCTACGCCGGTTCGTCGACCCGCGCCCTGCTCGCCGCCACGGAAGTCCTCCAGACGTTCGTCACCTGGCTGCCGAGCGTTGCGCATTTGGGCGACGAAATGGGGCACATTATGGCGTACGTCATGAAGATATCGCGCGGTCTCTTTCGCTGCCAAGGACAGGGTCTCATGTGGGGTGGCATTGTCACGCACGAAGGACAGTGCCGGGATCCGGAGTTTCGTACACGCGTGGTACAGGCCTTCAAGAAGCATTGCGACGAAGTTGGGGTGGTACCGTATCACGTACCGGTGGGTGGATTCATGGTAAGTCCCGTCATTGACGTGGACGTGGGCACTATTTACGAAATTGGGGAACGGCTCGTGGAAGCCATCAAACTAACCATGACCGAAGTGGGTTGGGTCGAGCAACCCGCGGTCAATGGTGAGAGTAGCGTGGGTGGCATAAACATTCAACGGTCGCGGGATCACTACCGTGCCCCGTCCATTGCGTCGGCGAGCACGCTGAATTTGGCTGCACTGGCCGAAGCTAAGGCTTCGCTGATGGCCATGACGCAGGACCTGGGCAACGACAAGTGCGTGCCGTACCTGCACGCTACCAAGTGCTGCACGTCGTGCAACAGCTTTGTGTGTCCGGATGTGCGCACACGATTTCTGAATCAGTAA
- a CDS encoding predicted protein, producing MARLLRLLPLLFFYVAQPANCLQNVIPRLTFPSPMFSINKGKARELEDELLKAIQDEGNRLANSERINSLVKQLENNSQSIPEPAIAAEVYGRWRLMHTTNAATSSPIQRKAVDTAKFPIYQDIIVNEKGQLQVNQIVQFSEKAILSVDALASTAAYPLPEFTDRQSTGEVLGINILGVSLVGEVAQPNPDRPNSRINFVFEEGNFDFDGLKIPYPVPFRLPLLRDWRSCTNRKGQ from the exons ATGGCGAGACTTCTTCGGCTACTGccgctgcttttcttttaCGTTGCACAGCCCGCAAACTGCTTGCAAAATGTGATCCCGAGATTGACTTTTCCGTCACCGATGTTCAGCATCAATAAAGGCAAAGCCCGAGAACTCGAGGACGAACTCTTGAAGGCCATCCAGGACGAAGGGAATCGCCTCGCCAATTCGGAACGGATTAATTCGTTGGTGAAACAGTTAGAAAACAATTCGCAGTCTATTCCCGAGCCAGCAATTGCCGCCGAGGTCTACGGCCGATGGCGTCTCATGCACACCACCAACGCCGCAACAAGTAGTCCAATACAACGCAAAGCTGTAGATACGGCCAAGTTTCCGATCTATCAGGATATCATTGTCAACGAAAAGGGTCAACTGCAGGTCAATCAAATCGTTCAATTTTCTGAAAAGGCAATCTTGTCGGTAGATGCTTTGGCTTCCACAGCTGCCTACCCGTTACCTGAGTTTACAGACCGTCAATCAACCGGGGAAGTACTAGGTATCAACATTCTGGGTGTTTCGCTGGTCGGAGAGGTAGCTCAGCCCAATCCAGATCGCCCCAATTCCCGCATTAATTTTGTGTTCGAGGAAGGCAACTTTGATTTTGATGGACTCAAAATTCCGTATCCCGTGCCGTTTCGGCTTCCGTTACTTCGAGATTGG CGATCGTGTACGAATCGCAAGGGGCAATAA
- a CDS encoding predicted protein, translating to MGTRIWLIAFTAMLLVVVLTRVAFVSSDLDRIQAYSAVDWEVFSAPVPNISGGGLPLMKQRMSQPACDRCNHSSSMCSDLRAERTSLAFECLLNPSLSQCDYQCTDIPSSSDIVLPEELADSNMMWPSMNNGQWTTDPEYCRKYQNTSQTCLFDKYRWADGGDFSSFSPQGACHILHEHNISDLVIVGDSLGRHMWQGMMMVLSGDFNYIFVSSPVCQGETAI from the coding sequence ATGGGGACAAGGATATGGCTGATTGCTTTCACTGCAATGCTTCTCGTCGTTGTGCTGACGAGAGTTGCCTTCGTTTCATCCGATTTAGATAGAATACAAGCATATTCCGCTGTAGACTGGGAAGTTTTCAGCGCACCTGTACCAAATATTTCAGGTGGAGGACTTCCTCTGATGAAGCAACGTATGTCGCAACCAGCGTGCGACCGCTGCAACCACAGTTCGAGTATGTGCTCTGATTTGCGCGCCGAACGCACTTCTCTGGCTTTCGAGTGTCTTTTGAACCCAAGTCTTAGCCAATGCGACTATCAGTGCACCGACATTCCATCGTCGTCTGACATAGTGCTGCCGGAGGAACTCGCCGATAGTAACATGATGTGGCCTTCGATGAACAACGGACAGTGGACAACAGATCCAGAATATTGCCGAAAGTATCAAAATACATCGCAGACTTGCCTGTTTGACAAATACCGGTGGGCAGACGGGGGcgatttttcttctttctcacCGCAAGGCGCCTGTCATATATTGCACGAACACAATATATCCGACCTTGTTATAGTAGGGGATTCCTTAGGCAGGCATATGTGGCAAGGCATGATGATGGTATTATCGGGTGATTTCAACTACATTTTCGTCTCGAGTCCAGTGTGTCAAGGAGAAACGGCAATTTGA
- a CDS encoding predicted protein, with translation LTPRGRYSIELYDYFLRLRGQKYDYKIKYDDINRLFLLPKPDEVHMAFVIALDKPIRQGQQRYQYLVLQATKEPDEVTVNLDEETLKNEYGGELQPVMRGSLSNLVAKTFKVIAKKKVFIPGKFSNAAQQACVKCAVRANEGLLYPLEKQFVFIHKPPIL, from the coding sequence TTGACGCCACGGGGGCGCTACTCCATCGAACTGTACGACTACTTCTTGCGACTGCGCGGGCAAAAGTACGACTACAAAATCAAGTACGACGACATTAACCGCCTCTTTCTGTTGCCCAAACCGGACGAAGTGCACATGGCCTTTGTCATTGCCTTGGACAAGCCTATTCGGCAAGGTCAACAGCGTTACCAGTATCTGGTGCTGCAAGCAACCAAGGAACCCGACGAGGTTACGGTCAATCTCGACGAGGAGACGCTAAAGAACGAGTACGGTGGCGAACTTCAACCCGTCATGCGGGGCTCGCTTTCCAACCTCGTGGCCAAAACCTTCAAAGTtattgccaaaaagaaagtCTTTATTCCGGGAAAATTCTCTAACGCAGCCCAACAAGCCTGCGTAAAGTGCGCGGTCCGCGCGAACGAGGGACTGCTCTATCCGCTGGAAAAACAGTTCGTCTTTATTCACAAGCCGCCCATTCTG
- a CDS encoding predicted protein, giving the protein MQGSRTLLKYASPLRRKISMRWASAVGQHPIRGNIPIHGHGIALEQYAEVDRAFSEEEVRAFGMLVNDMNPLHRSWSIRDDLPSEIQDHDMLHWDETSRRSKVLVHGMLASTLFTSIFGTLIPGAVYLSQHLDFRKPVFANELVTGRVVIDRIRQMKRKGLIVTCSTRIVSGDEVCIRGDANVWILNGTLEKETYATFDATAK; this is encoded by the coding sequence ATGCAAGGTAGCCGTACGCTCTTGAAATACGCCAGTCCATTACGGCGCAAAATCTCGATGCGATGGGCAAGCGCTGTCGGTCAGCATCCGATTCGAGGGAATATTCCAATTCATGGACACGGTATTGCACTAGAACAGTATGCTGAAGTTGATCGAGCATTTtccgaggaagaagttcgGGCTTTCGGAATGTTAGTCAACGACATGAATCCTTTGCATCGGTCTTGGTCGATCAGGGATGACTTGCCGAGCGAAATCCAGGATCATGATATGCTCCACTGGGACGAAACGTCTCGCCGCAGCAAAGTTCTTGTACACGGAATGCTTGCATCGACTTTGTTCACCTCCATTTTCGGAACGCTGATTCCTGGAGCGGTGTATTTGTCGCAACATTTAGATTTTCGAAAACCGGTTTTCGCGAATGAACTCGTTACTGGTCGAGTTGTCATTGATAGAATACGGCaaatgaaaaggaaaggaTTAATCGTTACATGCAGTACCCGAATTGTGTCTGGAGACGAAGTATGCATCCGAGGAGATGCAAATGTTTGGATACTAAATGGTACCCTGGAAAAGGAAACGTATGCAACCTTCGACGCAACCGCGAAATGA
- a CDS encoding predicted protein: MRYIGTSAIYVAAFTAAETAQQHTSAISQTANAWNLQRDLQSNDSTFDDICNYYKETRFDFDCACDVRGRSIACVSELECDQRTMTCATFSTVIAFAAEEWNVKRTEVCVDYSDLNSEEDSFLMNDGCILIEAESGLLRPESCFMFFNADPFEQSVCTSCTLCEDKGGGISFDIDCSNVEPLASTNGCQYMDTERRFFPGFNDITVSTSGCKTLFTFLSIGLPLVGLLGSM; encoded by the exons ATGCGATACATTGGAACCAGCGCCATATACGTAGCGGCTTTTACAGCTGCTGAGACTGCCCAACAGCACACCTCGGCCATATCCCAAACAGCCAATGCTTGGAATCTTCAACGAGACCTCCAAAGTAACGACTCGACTTTTGACGACATCTGCAATTACTACAAGGAGACTCGCTTTGACTTTGACTGCGCCTGTGACGTGCGAGGTCGTTCCATAGCATGCGTATCCGAGCTCGAATGCGATCAACGCACCATGACGTGTGCGACTTTTAGTACAGTTATCGCTTTTGCTGCAGAGGAATGGAATGTAAAGCGGACTGAGGTATGTGTAGACTACTCCGACCTCAATAGTGAGGAAGACTCGTTCCTAATGAATGACGGATGCATTTTGATCGAGGCAGAGAGTGGTCTTCTGAGACCAGAATCTTGCTTCATGTTTTTCAATGCCGATCCCTTTGAACAATCAG TCTGCACCTCCTGTACACTGTGCGAGGATAAAGGAGGAGGGATTTCGTTCGACATTGACTGCTCAAACGTCGAACCGCTGGCTTCCACGAATGGCTGTCAATATATGGACACGGAACGTCGATTCTTTCCCGGCTTTAATGACATTACGGTATCAACAAGTGGCTGCAAAACTTTATTTACATTCCTGTCAATTGGGTTGCCACTTGTGGGTCTTCTGGGGAGTATGTAA